A portion of the Cervus elaphus chromosome X, mCerEla1.1, whole genome shotgun sequence genome contains these proteins:
- the RIBC1 gene encoding RIB43A-like with coiled-coils protein 1, with amino-acid sequence MRKMYKVDLPPDPKEVAAIEARRNREKERQSRFFNVRTRVMGVDVEALNNQVEERKLQEATERSKEAAYGTNQAQYDMVVQMLEKEQAERTRRLAKKVQNFREQRQQLKNRREFDFWDSDRLWREFPAYVGDNAPYYGPVSLQYFSGEDLERAACLRMQQEQFQYSLERQLQEQQQARVDENCADMLDEQLRLAMDMRATQLAKLEESCRIAMMAATANANKAQAAELAEQQRREHQRQQEANLVEVQNQITSDLLTENPQVAQNPVAPHRVLPYCWKGMTPEQRATIRKVQETQRHEKEAQRQAEQTLDAKWESQTVNLAQAAMELEEQERELCAEFRRGLGSFNQQLAKEQKAQQNYLNSIIYTNQPTAQYHLQFNTNSR; translated from the exons ATGAGAAAG ATGTATAAGGTAGATCTGCCACCAGATCCCAAGGAGGTGGCAGCCATCGAAGCTAGAAGAAATCGAGAAAAGGAGCGACAGAGTCGATTCTTCAATGTGCGGACCAGAGTCATGGGG GTGGATGTTGAAGCCCTGAACAACCAGGTGGAAGAACGAAAGCTTCAGGAGGCAACAGAACGGAGCAAGGAGGCAGCTTATG GTACCAACCAGGCGCAATATGATATGGTGGTTCAGATGCTAGAGAAGGAACAGGCAGAACGGACACGTCGGCTGGCCAAGAAAGTGCAAAACTTTAGAGAACAGAGGCAGCAACTCAAGAACAGGCGTGAATTTGACTTCTGGGATTCAGACCGACTCTGGAGGGAGTTTCCAGCTTATGTTGGTGACAATGCTCCCTACTATGGCCCAGTCAGCCTGCAGTACTTCTCTGGGGAAGATCTGGAGAGGGCTGCATGTCTGAGAATGCAGCAGGAGCAGTTCCAATACAGCCTGGAGAGGCAGCTACAAGAGCAACAGCAAGCCAGAGTTGATGAGAACTGTGCAG ACATGCTCGATGAGCAGCTACGCCTAGCTATGGACATGCGGGCCACCCAACTGGCCAAGCTGGAGGAGTCCTGCCGCATAGCCATGATGGCTGCCACGGCCAATGCCAACAAAGCCCAG GCAGCTGAGCTGGCTGAGCAGCAGCGCCGTGAGCATCAGCGCCAACAGGAGGCGAACCTCGTGGAAGTCCAGAACCAGATCACAAGTGACCTActgactgagaacccccaggttGCCCAAAACCCCGTGGCTCCCCACAGGGTCTTGCCCTATTGCTGGAAGGGCATGACTCCAGAGCAGAGAGCCACCATCAGGAAAGTACAGGAGACACAACGCCATGAAAAGGAAGCACAGCGCCAAGCTGAACAAACACTGGATGCCAAATGGGAAAGCCAGACCGTGAACTTGGCCCAGGCAGCAATGGAGCTagaagaacaggagagggagctgTGTGCTGAATTTCGGAGGGGACTGGGCTCCTTCAACCAGCAGCTGGCTAAGGAGCAAAAAGCCCA GCAGAATTATCTGAATTCAATAATCTATACCAATCAACCTACAGCCCAATATCATCTGCAATTTAACACCAACAGCCGCTGA
- the HSD17B10 gene encoding 3-hydroxyacyl-CoA dehydrogenase type-2, translating to MAAACRSVKGLVALITGGASGLGLATAERLVGQGATAVLLDLPNSDGEAQAKKLGKSCAFAPADVTSEKDVQAALTLAREKFGRVDVAVNCAGIAVASKTYNLKKSQAHTLEDFQRVINVNLIGTFNVIRLVAGEMGQNEPDQGGQRGVIINTASVAAFEGQVGQAAYSASKGGIVGMTLPIARDLAPMGIRVMTIAPGLFGTPLLTTLPDKVRNFLASQVPFPNRLGDPAEYAHLVQAIIENSFLNGEVIRLDGAIRMQP from the exons ATGGCAGCTGCATGTCGGAGCGTGAAG GGTCTGGTTGCCTTAATAACCGGCGGAGCCTCAGGCCTAGGCTTGGCCACAGCGGAGCGACTGGTGGGGCAGGGGGCCACTGCTGTACTTTTGGACCTGCCCAACTCAGATGGGGAGGCCCAGGCCAAGAAGTTAGGGAAGAGCTGCGCCTTTGCCCCAGCCGAC GTGACCTCAGAGAAGGATGTGCAAGCAGCCCTGACTCTAGCAAGAGAAAAGTTTGGCCGTGTGGATGTGGCAGTCAACTGTGCAGGCATTGCAGTGGCCAGCAAGACATATAACTTAAAGAAGAGCCAGGCCCATACCTTGGAGGACTTTCAGCGAGTTATCAAT GTGAATCTCATAGGCACCTTCAATGTGATCCGCCTGGTGGCTGGTGAGATGGGCCAGAATGAACCAGACCAGGGAGGCCAACGTGGGGTCATCATCAACACGGCCAGCGTAGCTGCCTTTGAGGGCCAG GTTGGACAAGCTGCATACTCTGCTTCCAAGGGGGGCATAGTGGGGATGACACTGCCCATTGCTCGGGATCTGGCTCCCATGGGTATCCGGGTGATGACCATTGCTCCAG GCCTATTTGGCACCCCGCTGTTGACCACCCTCCCAGATAAAGTGCGCAACTTCCTGGCCAGCCAGGTGCCCTTCCCCAACCGACTTGGTGACCCTGCTGAGTATGCTCATCTGGTACAGGCCATCATCGAGAACTCATTCCTCAATGGAGAAGTCATCCGGCTGGATGGGGCCATCCGCATGCAGCCTTGA